The proteins below are encoded in one region of bacterium:
- a CDS encoding MarR family transcriptional regulator, translating to MKSTAFDVDLESRAQLLIAFPRILIMAGEITARAGDALIFEEFGLNVAKFSLLATLSHCGGQLSMSELKDQARMMRSQSNLTQMVDDLEARHLLQRISSKEDRRVSLVEITDEGRALTERVMVKYFEIMDVYLKDFPTNELRDTVMVMIKWIWKAGDAAGVGHLRPTPNPFDEA from the coding sequence ATGAAAAGCACTGCATTTGATGTTGATCTTGAAAGCCGGGCACAGCTACTGATCGCCTTCCCACGGATTCTGATCATGGCCGGGGAAATTACGGCCAGAGCTGGAGATGCGCTGATTTTTGAGGAATTCGGCCTGAACGTGGCCAAGTTTAGCCTGCTGGCTACCCTCAGTCACTGCGGCGGTCAACTGTCCATGTCCGAACTCAAGGATCAGGCGCGCATGATGCGCAGCCAGTCCAACCTGACGCAGATGGTGGACGATCTGGAAGCCCGACATCTGCTTCAGCGCATTTCGTCCAAGGAAGACCGCCGAGTGTCTTTGGTGGAGATTACGGACGAAGGCCGGGCACTTACCGAACGCGTAATGGTGAAGTACTTCGAAATCATGGACGTCTACCTGAAAGACTTTCCCACCAATGAGTTGCGCGACACCGTGATGGTCATGATCAAATGGATCTGGAAGGCTGGCGATGCGGCGGGCGTCGGCCATTTGCGCCCAACCCCCAACCCGTTCGACGAGGCGTGA
- a CDS encoding carboxypeptidase M32, producing the protein MTNVQTHYGELVAKYREYTVLRTISELLHWDMQTIMPPKGAERRADQLALTSGMAHGRLTSPRIGELLSDLEAHEQDLLPEQLANLREITRDYRRATKIPQKLVEELSRHQSVCHEAWVKARESGDFNEYAPFLEKMVRLTAEQAEYLGYRDTPLDALIDEFEPGATTAMFTTLFDELKAANVPLLRKIMASPVKANHRFLEMDYPAAMQKKFGEQVMQAMGFDTQGGRLDTSVHPFCSGTYGDVRITTRYNEHAPQQAIFGIIHETGHALYEQGFLPENLGTPLAEALSYGIHESQSRMWENFVGRSKPFWTFFLPRLKELFPNELAQVSLDQFVLAINHVEPSLVRVEADEMTYDLHIILRFEIERDLFAGKLSISDLPQAWNRKMEEYLGVTPPNNGKEGVMQDVHWSGGAFGYFPSYSLGNMAAGQFWYAMRAQMPGMDQQMEQGNFAEVLHWLRENVHQYGRRFVRNELMQKATGKPLGTADYIRYLNEKYSALYKL; encoded by the coding sequence ATGACAAATGTTCAGACACACTACGGCGAACTGGTCGCCAAGTACCGCGAGTACACGGTCCTGCGCACCATTTCCGAACTGCTCCACTGGGATATGCAGACGATTATGCCTCCCAAAGGAGCCGAGAGGCGTGCCGACCAGCTCGCTCTCACGTCCGGCATGGCTCATGGCCGCCTGACCTCGCCGCGGATTGGTGAATTGCTTTCCGATCTTGAAGCTCATGAACAGGACCTGCTGCCCGAACAGTTAGCCAACCTCCGGGAGATTACCCGGGATTACCGCCGCGCTACCAAGATTCCCCAGAAACTGGTGGAAGAACTCAGCCGTCACCAGTCGGTCTGTCATGAAGCCTGGGTCAAAGCGCGCGAGTCCGGCGACTTCAACGAGTACGCGCCCTTCCTTGAAAAGATGGTGCGCCTCACCGCCGAGCAAGCCGAATATCTGGGGTATCGGGATACTCCGCTCGATGCCCTCATCGATGAGTTCGAACCCGGCGCCACGACCGCCATGTTCACCACGCTGTTCGATGAACTCAAGGCCGCCAATGTCCCGCTGCTCCGCAAAATTATGGCCTCGCCTGTGAAGGCGAACCATCGGTTTCTGGAGATGGACTATCCCGCTGCCATGCAGAAGAAGTTCGGCGAGCAGGTGATGCAGGCTATGGGCTTTGATACTCAGGGTGGTCGCCTGGATACCTCAGTGCATCCGTTCTGTTCCGGCACCTACGGCGACGTGCGGATCACCACGCGCTACAATGAGCACGCGCCGCAGCAGGCCATCTTCGGCATCATCCATGAGACCGGCCACGCGCTCTACGAGCAGGGATTCCTCCCCGAGAATCTTGGGACTCCGCTGGCCGAAGCTCTCAGCTACGGCATTCATGAATCCCAGTCGCGCATGTGGGAGAACTTCGTGGGACGCAGCAAGCCCTTCTGGACCTTCTTCCTGCCGCGCCTGAAGGAACTCTTCCCCAATGAACTGGCGCAGGTTTCACTGGATCAGTTCGTGCTCGCCATCAATCATGTCGAGCCATCTCTGGTGCGGGTGGAAGCCGATGAGATGACCTATGATCTGCACATCATTTTGCGCTTCGAAATCGAACGCGATCTGTTTGCCGGCAAGCTCTCCATTTCTGATCTTCCCCAAGCGTGGAACCGCAAGATGGAAGAGTATCTCGGCGTCACGCCGCCCAACAACGGCAAGGAAGGCGTGATGCAGGATGTTCACTGGTCAGGCGGTGCCTTCGGCTACTTCCCGTCTTACAGTCTTGGCAACATGGCCGCCGGACAGTTCTGGTATGCCATGCGCGCTCAAATGCCCGGCATGGACCAGCAGATGGAGCAGGGCAACTTCGCCGAGGTTCTGCACTGGCTGCGGGAGAATGTCCACCAGTATGGCCGCCGCTTCGTCCGCAACGAACTCATGCAAAAAGCCACCGGCAAACCCCTTGGCACCGCAGACTACATCCGCTATTTGAACGAAAAATACTCGGCGCTGTACAAGCTGTAA